GACGAGCCGATCGCTGCGGTGACCACCGTCATCAAGCCCCGTGGCGTCCCCGCGGCATCGCGGCCATTGATCTCCATCCAGTTGGCCGAGGATTCTCTCGCTGCCTACTGCGCGCCTTCGTATGCGATGCGAGCGGGTGCGATTCCCTGGCCGGTGACGGGCGCGGTGACCTCGGGTGCTCAATTCCTCGAAGTGCAGGCAGCGTTGGCGCAGGGATGGGCAGTATCGGTACCTGATCACCAAGGTCCGAACAACTCGTTCGCCGCAGGGCCGGTCGCCGGTCGGATCACACTCGACGGAATCCGAGCGGCCGAGAACTTCGAGCCGATGCAGTTGGCCGGGGAGGCCACCAAGGTGGGGATGAGCGGCTACTCCGGTGGCGCGATAGCGACCGGGCATGCAGCCGAACTGGCCGAACGCTACGCCCCCGAGCTCGACATCGTCGGAGTCACCGAGGGTGGAACTCCCGCTGAACTCGGGGCGCTGGTGGACAACGCGAACAACACACTCGGTTCGGGAATCGTCGCTGCCGGGATCATCGGTGCCAGTCGTGAAGATCCCGAGTTGGCCGATTTCGTCGACGAACATATCGATCCGCTCGGCCGGGCGTTGTTCGCGGCGAAGGACAATCTCTGTGTCGGTTACAGCTCGGCACTGCTGCCGTTCGTCAACCTGAAGGGCTTCCTGCACACCGACGGCGACCCGATTCAACAACCGGTGGTGAAGAAGGCCCTGTCTGCGATGCAGCTCGGCGGCACCACACCGAATATGCCGCTCTACGTCTACCATTCCAACCCGGACTGGCTGGTGCCGATCGGACCGGTCAACGCGATGGTCGATTCGTACTGCAGCCGTCCGGGTGCCGATGTCACGTACACCCGTGATCATTTCAGCGAGCACATCACGCTGGAGTTGATCGCTTTTCCGAGCGCGGTGCTGTGGATGCGCGACCGGTTCGCCGGTGTTCCGGTGGAAGCGGGTTGCCGAACGAACGACGTCGGCTCGATGGCGCTCGACACACGTGCACACCCGCTCTTCGTCGACGCTGTAGGCGAGATAGTCGCCGGACTGTTCGGTAAGCCGATCGGGGCGTGAGGGAACCGATCGGCGTACGGCAGGCGAGGTGTCGCCGGCGGTAGACTCCGCCGGTGACTGTCGCCGACGATCAGGGCCGCATCTACGCGGGACGATCGTCCGCCGCGCGAAAAGCCGATCGCCGCGCGCGGTTCTTGCACGCCGGGATCGAGGTCATCGGGGTACGCGGATACGCAGCCACCTCGGTTGCGCATATCTGCGCTGCAGCCGGTCTGGCGCGCAGTCAGTTCTACAGTGAGTTCGCCAACCGTGAGGCGCTGCTCGTGGATGTGTACGACCTGATCCAAGACGACGCCCTGGCTGCAGTCGTCGCCGCACTCGACGGGCAACTCGACCGAGATCGACGCGCGCTGGTTGTTGCTGCGATGACGGCCTTGGTCGGATCGATCGGAGGGGACCCACGCCGAGCACGAATTTCCTATCTGGAGATGCTGGGTGTCAGCGATGCCGTCGAGCAGCACCGGACGCGCCGTCGTGCACAGTGGGTACAGTTCTTCGAGAACACCCTGCGCTCGGAAGTCGGTTCTGATTTCGTTCCGCCAGGTGGATACCGTTTGGCCGCAACGGCATTCCTCGGTGCGCTCACCGAGATCGTCTCCGACTGGTCGCGCACCGATCCCCCTCGCCCACCTATCGAGCACATCGTGGAGACGATGGTTGCCGTTCTGGGAGCGTTCGTTCCGGACCTGAACTGAACTGCGGCGTGTCGCGCAATACAGTGGACCGATGACACCTGCCACCGGTCCACTCGCAGGCCTCGTGGTCGCGGACTTCTCCCGTGTGCTCGCCGGCCCGTACGCGACGATGATGCTCGGCGACATGGGCGCCGACGTGATCAAGATCGAGCGACCCGGAATCGGTGACGACACCCGATCGTGGGGCCCGCCATACGACTCTTCCGGTACGGCAACATATTTCAACTCGGTCAATCGCAACAAGACATCGCGGTTCATCGACCTGCAGTCCGAGAGCGGGGTCGCCCAGGCACGTGAGATCGTCTCGGGCGCGGACATCGTGATCGAGAACTTCCGCGCCGGAACGATGGAACGCCTCGGTCTGGGCTATTCGACTGTGTCGCAATCGAACCGGGGCCTGATCTACTGCTCGATCTCTGGCTTCGGCACCGGGGGAGGAGCTGCGCTCCCCGGATACGATCTGGTGGTCCAAGCCGTCGGCGGGCTGATGAGCGTCACCGGACCCGACGCCTCGACACCGACCAAGGTGGGAGTGGCGATGGTCGATATCGTCACCGGTCTACATGCACTGAGCGGAGTCCTTGCGGCACTGCATCATCGATCACAGACCGGTGCGGGCCAGCAGGTACACACCTCGCTGATGGCGTCGGTGCTGTCCGCGTTGAGCAACCAGTCGGCGGCGTACCTCGGGGCAGGCGTTGTGCCCGTCCCGATGGGAAACAAGCATCCCTCGCTCGTGCCGTACGAGGTGTTCGAGACTGCCGACCGTCCATTGGCACTGGCCGTGGGAAACGACCGGCAATTCGCGGCCCTGGTCGAGGTGCTCGGATTGCCTGCGTTGGCCGAGGACGATCGCTTCTCGTCCAATTCTGCTCGCGTCGAACATCGCGATCACCTGGTCGACGCGTTGACCTCGGCGCTGCGGGCACGGACCGCGGACGAATGGTACCGAGATCTGATGGCCCGCAACGTCCCCGCGGGTCCGGTCAATTCCATCGAAGAGGCGTTTGCTTTCGCGGACTCGCTCGGTCTCGAACCGCGAGTGCAGGTTCCGGGTTCAGTGGCCGACGGCGTCCGTAATCCTCTGGACTTCTCGGCCACTCCGGTGAACTACCGCTTTCCACCGCCCGCCCGGTCCTAGTTCAACGCCCACTTCACCGACACGGACACGGACACGGTCTGCTGTCCCGGTTCGATAGGCACCGCCATGTCTGCCGAACTGGCGGACTCGCCGAAGGTCCGCGCCTGCTCCTGGCCGCTGATCGACTCGGTGATCGACAGAACGTCACCGAGTTCCCCGCCTGCGAGCGATGCGTACTGCTCGGCGCGATCGCGGGCGTCGGCGAACGCCCTGGACCGGGCATCGGAGATCAGTTCGGAATCGTCGTCGATCTTGAAGGAGACTCCCGAGATGCGGGTCGCGTTTCCGCCGGCCGTTGTGGCGTCGCCCAACACCGCGGAGGCCTTCGACAGGTCGCGAACCGTGACCTGCAAGGTGTTGGTGGCTTGGTATCCGGAGATAGCCGAGGTGCCGCCCGGTAGTGCGCCCGAGTACTGCGGATCGATCGACACCTGTTGAGTCTGGATGTCCTCGCGGGCGACGCCGGCTGCAATCACTGCGTCCGTGACCTCACTGACGGCAGAATTGGCCTGTTCGATGGCGGCGGTGACGTCCTCGGCTGTGGCCTGAACACCGATCTGCGTCGTCAACGTATCCGGTGCGCCCTGGACTTCTCCCACGCCGTTGACGTTCACTCCGGGAGGTCCATCGGGGGACGACGTCGCTGGGCTGCTGCACCCCGCGGTCAAGGCCACGGTCAGCAACAGGGCCGATGCGCACGATCCGATCATCCATCGATTTCGACTCATCGCCGTAGTGTCCATCATGACAGGCGAATTGGGAAGGCTCAGGCCTTGCGATACTCGGCGTCGAACGTCACGGTCACCTCGTCCACCACCTTCATGGCTCCGAACATCTGCGAATACGGAGTGATCTTGTAATCCGATTGGCGCACAATAGTTTCGGACTCGATGTGCCATCGATCACCGAGGTCGGTGGCGGTCACATCCACGGTGATCTCCCTGGACACGCCGTGAATCTCGGCCGTGCCGGCCAGTCGAAATCCGGAGTCGACGGCGGTGATCTCCTCCGAAACGAATCGGATCGATGGATGTCGGTCGGCCTCGAAACTCTTGAGCGCGTTTGCCTTCGCCACTATCTTCTCCGGTCCGATCAAGGGTGTCAGTCCACCCTCGCCATGGACCACCTCGAGTGAACTCACCTCGGCAACGAGGGAGACCGCGGTGGGCGCGTCCCCCGACCACTCGACCGTCGCGGTCCAGGAGGTCACCGCAATCGTGAGGCGATGGCCCATCTTGGCTGCCCGTCCGGTGACATCCGTCCGAACGGCCAACTGTCCACCGTCCGATGCGTCGAGCGTCCAGGTCGCGGTAGTCATGCCCCGACTGTATCGGTCCCGCAGAACCGAGGAAGGGACGCGGCGCAGGTGGTTAGGGTGGAGCCATGTTCTCCAATTCCCCTCGAACATTCGTTGCCGACGCCCTCCGCGGCTTCGTCGCCGCCACCGACGACGTCACCTGGCATGCCGATCCCGGATTTCTCACCCGCCGCTATCGCATCTCCGACGGTCAGGTTGCCCTCCTGTCCGGTGGGGGATCGGGCCACGAGCCGATGCATGCCGGTTTCATCGGTCGCGGCATGCTCACCGGAGCCTGCCCCGGTCTGGTCTTCACCTCACCGAACGCCCTTCAGGTGCACGAGGCATCCAAGGCGGTGGACTCCGGCGGCGGCGTGGTGCACATCGTGAAGAACTACACCGGCGACGTGATGAACTTCAAGATCGCCCGAGAATTGTTGCAGGAGGACGGCATCGTCGCCGACGTGATTCTCGTCGACGACGACGTGGCCAGTGAGAGCGAGGACGGCCCGGGGCGTCGCGGCACCGCGGCGACCATCGTCGTCGAAAAGGTATGCGGTGCAGCGGCAGAACGCGGCGACAGTCTGCAGGCGGTCGTTGCACTGGGGCGTCGAACAGCGGTGAACGCGCGCAGTATGGCTGTCGCGCTGAACCCGCCGACGCTACCGGGCGCCGACGGTCCGTCGTTCGAATTACCCAAGGAGGAAATCGAACTCGGCATCGGTATCCACGGAGAACGCGGCACCGACCGCGTGCCCCGGCTGCCCGCTCGGGAGATCGTGGAGAAGCTGACCGAGCCCATCGTGGGCTCGCTCGGATTGAATTCGGGCGAATCGGTGATTGCGATCGTCAACGGGCTCGGTGCAACGCATCCGCTCGAGCTACATCTGCTGTTCGGCGAGCTCTCGGAGTACCTGCAGGGCAAGGGTATCGAGATTTCCCGCTCACTCGTCGGAAGTTTCGTCACTGCACTCAACATGGGCGGCGCGTCGATCACACTCGTGCGCGCCGACGACGAGATGCTCGAACTGTGGGACGAGCCGACCGACGCACCCGGTTGGCCCAACGCTCAGAGCCGGGGCGCGAAGCCGGTGGCCGAACGCGGAGCATTCGGGCCGACGTTCTCACCGTCCGACACCGGTGGGAAGTCGACCTTCGTTTCCGAGTGGATCGGGTCGTGGGCGCAGCGTGTGCTCGACGAGGAGCCGGCTCTGACCGAGTTGGATCGCAAGGCGGGCGACGGCGACTTCGGAACCAACATGGTGGCCGCGCTCGAACAACTCGATCTGGGCGCAGTGAAGGAAACCTATTCGGCAGCAACGGTATTCGAGGCAGTGAGCGAGGCCTACCTGGGCCATGCGGGCGGTACGTCCGGCGCACTGTTCGGCATCTGGTTCCGCCAGTTCTACCGGACGATGCTCGAATCCGAGCCGGATCCCGCGGCTATCGGGCAGGCCGCCCGTGCCGGGCTGGACAGCATCACCGAACTCGGCGGCGCACGGGTGGGCGACAAGACGATGGTCGACGCCATCGCCCCGGCCGTCGAGGCGCTCGAGAAGGACGGCGGCACCCTGCAGAATGCAGCAGACGCCGCAAAGGCCGGAGCCGAATCGACCGAGGACATGACCGCCAACCGCGGTCGCGCCAGCTACGTCGGCGAAGCCGCGCGAGGCGTCGTCGACCCCGGTGCGCTCGTCATGGCCTGGTTCTTCGAGGCGGCAGCTTCTAACGGATCGAACTGAGAAAGACCTCCGCGATCGCTTCGAGGCCGGCCTGATCGTCGGCGTCGAAGCGATTCGGCACGGGGCTGTCCAAGTCGAACACACCGATCAGAGTGTCGCCCTGGTACAGCGGTACGACGACCTCGGAGCGAGTGTTGGCATCGCACGCGATGTGGCCCGGGAAGGCGTGGACATCGGCAACTCGCTGCGTCTCGCGGGTGGTGGCGGCAGAGCCGCAGACGCCTTTGCTCAGCGCGATGCGCACGCAGGCGGGCTGACCTTGAAAGGGACCGACGACGAGTTCGGTGCCGTCGAAGAGGTAGAAGCCGACCCAATTGACCTCCGGCAGAGCGTGATAGACCAACGCGGAGAGATTGGCGGCATTGGCGATCAGGTTCGACTCTTCGTATACGAGGCCCTTGGCCTGCTCGGCGAGCTGCTGATACTGCTCTACCTTGGACCCGTTCAGTTCGGTCGCGGTGAAGGACATGCACCGAGTCTAAGCGCACACCCCAACACCACCAGATACGCCGACATGCCGCCCACCTGAACCCGCTGGGCAACACCGAGGCCGTGATCGCCGGGAAGATTGTCGGCGATCATCAGCCATGCCGTTGCCAGGGTCGTGACAGCCAGCACCGCGACACCGAGCGTCCGAAGGAGGGGATAGGGCTCATAGCGGAATGCAGCGAGCGTGAACGCGATCATGACCGTGAAGATCGCGAACACCGCGATGGTGCTGGTGAGTGCGTGCAGGTGATGGAGTTGCGGGAACAATCCGCTGGGCTCGATCGGACAGGTCGGATCGTCGGCGGCCACACACTCGAGTGGAAGTTTCGCGTCGGCGATGGTGGCGATACCGAAGATGCCCGACGCCACCCAGCCGGTGACGACGAGCCGTCGACGCTGGGTGGCGAGAAAGCCGAGTACTGCTGCGACGACCATCAGTGAACCGGTGACGACGTCTGCGGTGGAGAAGAATTCGCGGTACGGCTGATCGCGGGCGTCGAGTTCGCTGAGAAACGAGGTGGTGGGGTCGAGACCGGTGTCGATTAAGAATTCGGCCACCCACGCGGAGTACAGCAGTCCGGCGAGGATCAAGCAGATCGCCACTACGACGCGGCGGATATCAACGCCTTCAGTTCTCGAACGCACCGATCAAGGCTAGCCAGTCAGTACATCGGCAGCTGCCACCGCCAGTGCGACCGCGGACTCGCACTGGTCGGTCAGGACGGTCAGAGTGGGAACCGTGCGGGCAAAAAGGGCGGCAGTGTCGTCTTTCTCCGGCATACCGAGCACGGGGTTGCCCAACACGATGTCCGCGAAGCACGCCGAATCCGAGCCGCGTGTTTCGACGGTGTAGCCGCCCTGCTCGACGGTCGTGCGGTCATTCGAGCGCATGTCACCGTCGACGTAGTCGAGAGTGACGTCGAGCATCGCCACGTTGTCCTCGAACGTTGCCGAGGACGCCGTGAAGTGGCAACGGTACGGATCGGAGGGAGGGTTCCAGCGGTCCACCGTCCAGGTTGCGGGCAAGTGTTCCAAGACGCCGCATAAATCTTTCGAGGCAAGCGGCAGGTTGTACTTGGAATCGGCGCGCAGCGGTGGATCCTCCAACAGACCCAGTGCGGTCTCGGTAATGGATTTTGCTGCAGAGCACGCGTCCGAGTCGGCGCGATAGACGTCGACCGTGGCGAAGCCGCGGCCGGATTCAGTGAGGAAACCGTCCATGGGCCCCGGGGTGGTGCCGTCGAACTCGTCGCGAAGCGGAAAGCCGATACGGCACGACCCCTGCGACGAGTTGTCCAGATACACCTGTTCGTCACCGATCGTGATCTGCTCGTAGTCCGTGTCGTCGGACGTCGGTTGATATCCGTTCAGATCGATCGAGACGGAGTCGGTGGCGCTCGATCTTGCGGGGCTCAGGCTGGCCGAGCACGTGCTCAATTCGCCCTCGGGGCGGAGCTGGACCACGGTGCCGAGGGCAGCGAGATCGTCTTCCGTGAGAAAGCCACAGGGATCGAGACTGCGTACGAATTCTGCCGTGTCGGCCAGATATTGGTCTGCCTCCGACATCTCGAATCCGTACCTGTTCTGCGGTAAAGAACTGCCGGTGGGCGACGAACTGCCTGCGGGGAACGCGCTGCCGAGCAACACCACCGCGCATCCGCTCGTCGATACCGACATCGCCAGCGCCACCGCCGCGAGCAACCAATTTCTACGCACCGTTTCCCCCGAACTCGAATCGACCGATCATGGGGTTGGACGCGCGCGGGCTCGAAATGGTTTCAGGCGGGAGTGGAGCCCGCGGAATGACCCAGATTATTCAGCTTGGAGTTCGTTCTCAACGCGGTCGGCGGCGATAGCGGGGTCTTCGTGTTCCCAGATGCGCACCACGCGCCAGCCCTCCGCGAGAAGCTTCTCGTCGGTGTCGCGATCGCGGGCGACGTTGGCGGCCAATTTGTCGGCCCACCACTGAGCGTTGTTGCGGGGCTTGGTCGCGTGCACCGGGCAGCTGTGCCAGAAGCAGCCGTCGACGTAGACCGCGACCTTGCGTCGGGGAAAGACCAGATCTGCTCGACGCCGCATGCCCTTCAGCGGAGCACGATCGACGAAATACCGGAGACCTCGGCGGTGCAGTGCTCGTCGCAGGGCCACCTCGGGTTTGGTGTCGCGGCGTTTCTGCTTGCTCAGTCTCGCGCTGGTTTTCGCATCGGTTATCGGCCGGGAAGCGCTCACACTGGGACCCGCTCGGCGTACCCGCCCATGCGCTCGAGGTGGGCGTCGAGATCGTCGAGGAATCCCGGAGCGAAACGGAGGCTACCGGCCCGGGCCCGTTTGAGAAATCCGGCGGTCGCGCGAGCGGAGAGCAGCTTGGAGTCGTCCAGAAAGCCGGCCAGGTCCTCGTAGGGCTCGTGCACCGGCATGGCCGAGATCGTCACCTTGAACGTCGTCCGGTCACGTCCCCAGGCTGCTGTCGGCCAGGCCTGGCCAGGCAGAACAGTCGCATCGTTCGAGGCGTCATAGGGCTTCGGGTCGTCGAGAGCGCGCGCGGCCCATGACGCCATCCGCACACTGACGGCATTGCCGACGAGCTTCCAGCGATGTCCGCTGCGGACGCCGGGCTGCTGGACGGCAGGCAGCGTCCAGTCCGGATCGAATCCCTGCAGACGCTCGGCCCCGATGATGCCGGGCGTGACGATTTCCCCGGACGGCAACCGCACCGCCGGGGGACTGGCAATGCCGAGCGAGGACCCGCCCTTGAGCGTCGGGACCGCGTTGACGGCCCAGCCCAGTCCGCGGATTCCCTCGGTCCAGTAGAACCCGCACGGCTGGGTGCTCGGATCGCCGTCGGGCAACGGGCCGGCATCCTGGGAGAACAGCACCTCGCGCGGATCGTCGGTGCGCGAGGCCAGCATCACCACCCGCTGCCGACGCTGCGGCAATCCGAACGCTCGGGCGTCGACGACGCGGTAGGCCCACATGTAACCGAGGTCCTCGAGCGCGTCGGTGATGTGCCGCATGGCGGCCCCGCGGCCGAGTTGCAGCATGAACGGCACGTTCTCGATGAGCAGCCAGCGCGGGCCGCGCCGCCGCGTGACCAGCCGGAACACCTCGTCGACCAGGCCGGATCGGGCACCGGTGATGCCCGCGGTGCGTCCAGCCTGGGAGAGGTCTTGGCACGGGAAGCCCGCTGCTACCAGTTCGGTGTCGGCAGGCAGGCTCCGGAGTGTGGTGACATCGCTGTGCAGGGGGACGTCGGGCATACGGGCGGTGAGGACGGCTTGGGCTCCGGGATCGACCTCGCACAGCAACTGCGTCGACCAGCCCGCCTCGGCCAACCCCAGCTCGAGCCCGCCGATTCCCGCGAACAACCCGACCATCGACCGTGCGCTCACGTGTGCCCTTCTCTCGCCCGACGGTCCTACGGTACTCGAGAGTGGTCGGCCTTGACCTCGACCTAGCTCGAGGTTTCACACTGGAATGCGAGGGCCGAAAAATCGGTTGGAAACTGAGCCTGTGCAATGAAATCATTCGAGCACAGCAATAAGGAGAAGAACTGTGTCTACGGGTGTGCTCGATCCCGAAACCCGAACCCTCGATCAGCCATACCTGGACACGGCGAAGGCGCCCAGCTCACTGCAGCGTTTTGCGCCGTTCCTGGCCCCGTACAAGTGGTTCTACATCGGCTCGATCGTGGTCTCACTCATCGCGACTTTGACCGGTCTGGTGATTCCGCTGGTGATGCAACGCGTCATCGACGGCCCCATCACCGA
The nucleotide sequence above comes from Rhodococcoides fascians A25f. Encoded proteins:
- a CDS encoding CaiB/BaiF CoA transferase family protein, encoding MTPATGPLAGLVVADFSRVLAGPYATMMLGDMGADVIKIERPGIGDDTRSWGPPYDSSGTATYFNSVNRNKTSRFIDLQSESGVAQAREIVSGADIVIENFRAGTMERLGLGYSTVSQSNRGLIYCSISGFGTGGGAALPGYDLVVQAVGGLMSVTGPDASTPTKVGVAMVDIVTGLHALSGVLAALHHRSQTGAGQQVHTSLMASVLSALSNQSAAYLGAGVVPVPMGNKHPSLVPYEVFETADRPLALAVGNDRQFAALVEVLGLPALAEDDRFSSNSARVEHRDHLVDALTSALRARTADEWYRDLMARNVPAGPVNSIEEAFAFADSLGLEPRVQVPGSVADGVRNPLDFSATPVNYRFPPPARS
- a CDS encoding TetR/AcrR family transcriptional regulator; translation: MTVADDQGRIYAGRSSAARKADRRARFLHAGIEVIGVRGYAATSVAHICAAAGLARSQFYSEFANREALLVDVYDLIQDDALAAVVAALDGQLDRDRRALVVAAMTALVGSIGGDPRRARISYLEMLGVSDAVEQHRTRRRAQWVQFFENTLRSEVGSDFVPPGGYRLAATAFLGALTEIVSDWSRTDPPRPPIEHIVETMVAVLGAFVPDLN
- a CDS encoding very short patch repair endonuclease, encoding MSASRPITDAKTSARLSKQKRRDTKPEVALRRALHRRGLRYFVDRAPLKGMRRRADLVFPRRKVAVYVDGCFWHSCPVHATKPRNNAQWWADKLAANVARDRDTDEKLLAEGWRVVRIWEHEDPAIAADRVENELQAE
- a CDS encoding YceI family protein — encoded protein: MTTATWTLDASDGGQLAVRTDVTGRAAKMGHRLTIAVTSWTATVEWSGDAPTAVSLVAEVSSLEVVHGEGGLTPLIGPEKIVAKANALKSFEADRHPSIRFVSEEITAVDSGFRLAGTAEIHGVSREITVDVTATDLGDRWHIESETIVRQSDYKITPYSQMFGAMKVVDEVTVTFDAEYRKA
- a CDS encoding lipase family protein, which codes for MTAAAAFAAMTTPAAAAPDASEVDIQPPLAPFTWPKIPEFDTDFYLPPADVVAATAPGQIIAARPVELATLNVIPTQVDAWQLSFRSNNGRDEPIAAVTTVIKPRGVPAASRPLISIQLAEDSLAAYCAPSYAMRAGAIPWPVTGAVTSGAQFLEVQAALAQGWAVSVPDHQGPNNSFAAGPVAGRITLDGIRAAENFEPMQLAGEATKVGMSGYSGGAIATGHAAELAERYAPELDIVGVTEGGTPAELGALVDNANNTLGSGIVAAGIIGASREDPELADFVDEHIDPLGRALFAAKDNLCVGYSSALLPFVNLKGFLHTDGDPIQQPVVKKALSAMQLGGTTPNMPLYVYHSNPDWLVPIGPVNAMVDSYCSRPGADVTYTRDHFSEHITLELIAFPSAVLWMRDRFAGVPVEAGCRTNDVGSMALDTRAHPLFVDAVGEIVAGLFGKPIGA
- the dhaL gene encoding dihydroxyacetone kinase subunit DhaL → MFSNSPRTFVADALRGFVAATDDVTWHADPGFLTRRYRISDGQVALLSGGGSGHEPMHAGFIGRGMLTGACPGLVFTSPNALQVHEASKAVDSGGGVVHIVKNYTGDVMNFKIARELLQEDGIVADVILVDDDVASESEDGPGRRGTAATIVVEKVCGAAAERGDSLQAVVALGRRTAVNARSMAVALNPPTLPGADGPSFELPKEEIELGIGIHGERGTDRVPRLPAREIVEKLTEPIVGSLGLNSGESVIAIVNGLGATHPLELHLLFGELSEYLQGKGIEISRSLVGSFVTALNMGGASITLVRADDEMLELWDEPTDAPGWPNAQSRGAKPVAERGAFGPTFSPSDTGGKSTFVSEWIGSWAQRVLDEEPALTELDRKAGDGDFGTNMVAALEQLDLGAVKETYSAATVFEAVSEAYLGHAGGTSGALFGIWFRQFYRTMLESEPDPAAIGQAARAGLDSITELGGARVGDKTMVDAIAPAVEALEKDGGTLQNAADAAKAGAESTEDMTANRGRASYVGEAARGVVDPGALVMAWFFEAAASNGSN
- a CDS encoding SIMPL domain-containing protein → MSRNRWMIGSCASALLLTVALTAGCSSPATSSPDGPPGVNVNGVGEVQGAPDTLTTQIGVQATAEDVTAAIEQANSAVSEVTDAVIAAGVAREDIQTQQVSIDPQYSGALPGGTSAISGYQATNTLQVTVRDLSKASAVLGDATTAGGNATRISGVSFKIDDDSELISDARSRAFADARDRAEQYASLAGGELGDVLSITESISGQEQARTFGESASSADMAVPIEPGQQTVSVSVSVKWALN
- a CDS encoding DNA cytosine methyltransferase, translating into MVGLFAGIGGLELGLAEAGWSTQLLCEVDPGAQAVLTARMPDVPLHSDVTTLRSLPADTELVAAGFPCQDLSQAGRTAGITGARSGLVDEVFRLVTRRRGPRWLLIENVPFMLQLGRGAAMRHITDALEDLGYMWAYRVVDARAFGLPQRRQRVVMLASRTDDPREVLFSQDAGPLPDGDPSTQPCGFYWTEGIRGLGWAVNAVPTLKGGSSLGIASPPAVRLPSGEIVTPGIIGAERLQGFDPDWTLPAVQQPGVRSGHRWKLVGNAVSVRMASWAARALDDPKPYDASNDATVLPGQAWPTAAWGRDRTTFKVTISAMPVHEPYEDLAGFLDDSKLLSARATAGFLKRARAGSLRFAPGFLDDLDAHLERMGGYAERVPV
- a CDS encoding GAF domain-containing protein, whose translation is MSFTATELNGSKVEQYQQLAEQAKGLVYEESNLIANAANLSALVYHALPEVNWVGFYLFDGTELVVGPFQGQPACVRIALSKGVCGSAATTRETQRVADVHAFPGHIACDANTRSEVVVPLYQGDTLIGVFDLDSPVPNRFDADDQAGLEAIAEVFLSSIR
- a CDS encoding DUF998 domain-containing protein; this translates as MRSRTEGVDIRRVVVAICLILAGLLYSAWVAEFLIDTGLDPTTSFLSELDARDQPYREFFSTADVVTGSLMVVAAVLGFLATQRRRLVVTGWVASGIFGIATIADAKLPLECVAADDPTCPIEPSGLFPQLHHLHALTSTIAVFAIFTVMIAFTLAAFRYEPYPLLRTLGVAVLAVTTLATAWLMIADNLPGDHGLGVAQRVQVGGMSAYLVVLGCALRLGACPSPRPN